From a region of the Microbacterium sp. nov. GSS16 genome:
- a CDS encoding DUF721 domain-containing protein has protein sequence MPMSRVPEPVDGPRPPETIATYLRLRGLKPSAKNWKRKKRIEVDDDNAPFTKGRDPGMLGDVLAKLTKDSGWEKTLAAEDLVRQWAELAGADTAKHSEPVSLERGVLTVKCDSTAWAKNLQFMRAVIMTEIGTRYPDAGVQNIRFIGPDVPSWKWGPRVVPGRGPRDTYG, from the coding sequence ATGCCGATGAGCCGGGTCCCTGAGCCCGTCGACGGGCCGCGCCCTCCCGAGACGATCGCGACCTACCTGCGCCTGCGCGGACTGAAGCCGAGTGCGAAGAACTGGAAGCGCAAGAAGCGCATCGAGGTCGATGACGACAACGCCCCGTTCACCAAGGGCCGCGACCCGGGCATGCTCGGCGATGTGCTGGCGAAGCTCACCAAGGACTCGGGATGGGAGAAGACCCTCGCCGCCGAGGATCTCGTCAGGCAGTGGGCCGAGCTGGCCGGCGCCGACACGGCCAAGCACTCGGAACCGGTCTCGCTCGAGCGCGGCGTGCTCACCGTGAAATGCGATTCGACGGCATGGGCGAAGAACCTGCAGTTCATGCGCGCGGTCATCATGACCGAGATCGGCACCCGGTATCCGGACGCCGGAGTGCAGAACATCCGCTTCATCGGACCTGACGTCCCGTCGTGGAAATGGGGTCCGCGAGTCGTGCCGGGGCGGGGCCCGCGGGACACCTACGGGTAG